One genomic region from Terriglobus aquaticus encodes:
- a CDS encoding glycoside hydrolase family 43 protein — translation MIARFGFWLRTAVLVSCAVVSAQCAPPGLLAQTASAASDTFTNPLLPHGADPWVTQYRGTYFYTQTTGRNLTLWATRDMTDLAHAVHRVVWTPPADGPTSRDIWAPELHRLDGRWYLYFAADSGRNETHRLFVLENASDDPLSGSWQMKGQVTDSTNKWAIDATVAEIDGQKYLLWAGWPGDSNGEQDIYIAHLKNPWTVDSERVRLSRPEYPWEQVGDLLSDPALPHVDVNEGPEILQHGDDIFLTYSASGCWTDYYALGLLQARRGSNLLDPKSWTKLDHFVFRMDKSAGVFGTGHNSFFRSPDGKQDWLLYHANDASGEGCGGQRSPRAQPFTWDSNGLPVFGSPVPTSQPLPKPSHTQ, via the coding sequence ATGATCGCCCGTTTCGGCTTCTGGCTTCGTACAGCGGTGTTGGTGTCCTGTGCGGTTGTTAGTGCGCAGTGCGCACCGCCTGGCTTGTTGGCGCAGACCGCCTCCGCGGCAAGTGACACGTTCACCAACCCTCTGCTGCCACATGGTGCGGACCCCTGGGTCACGCAGTACCGCGGCACCTACTTCTATACCCAGACGACAGGCCGGAACCTGACCCTGTGGGCGACCCGGGACATGACCGATCTGGCCCATGCGGTCCACCGCGTGGTCTGGACCCCACCCGCGGACGGTCCGACCAGCCGCGACATCTGGGCGCCGGAGCTGCACCGCCTGGACGGGCGCTGGTACCTGTACTTCGCTGCGGATTCCGGAAGGAACGAGACGCATCGCCTGTTCGTGCTGGAGAACGCGTCAGACGACCCGCTAAGCGGCAGCTGGCAGATGAAAGGACAAGTGACGGACTCGACGAACAAGTGGGCCATCGACGCTACTGTCGCAGAGATAGACGGACAGAAGTATCTGCTGTGGGCGGGCTGGCCCGGCGACAGCAATGGCGAGCAGGACATCTACATCGCGCACCTGAAGAACCCTTGGACGGTCGACTCCGAGCGGGTGCGGCTCTCGCGGCCGGAGTACCCGTGGGAGCAGGTGGGCGATCTGTTGAGCGACCCGGCGCTGCCCCATGTGGACGTAAACGAAGGGCCAGAGATCCTGCAGCACGGCGACGACATTTTTCTCACGTACTCCGCGTCGGGCTGCTGGACGGACTACTACGCACTTGGCCTGTTGCAGGCGCGCCGCGGCAGCAACCTGCTGGATCCAAAGTCATGGACCAAGCTCGACCATTTCGTCTTTCGCATGGACAAATCTGCTGGGGTGTTTGGAACGGGGCACAACAGCTTTTTCCGCTCGCCGGATGGCAAACAGGATTGGCTGCTGTACCACGCGAATGACGCTTCGGGTGAGGGATGCGGAGGGCAGCGTTCGCCGCGGGCGCAGCCGTTTACGTGGGATAGCAACGGTCTTCCCGTTTTCGGCTCACCCGTGCCAACGTCGCAGCCATTGCCGAAGCCTTCTCACACT
- a CDS encoding energy transducer TonB translates to MLQPVELQEVSANFPGEIASLRKFFSLAGVPLDDSSSVHQIVMRLLEDPSFHRDLSSHLWVILDESDVPLRSPDLLAIVAVAGAGVRWAAEINEDDAHALLRFLMETKHSFDGTPNRGDAMMAGPQARTEPKQPLAMPAHDPAVKAREPELPLRDGAVQAEPRPVLPRREDRRTLENRRVESPNQPGRPSQVGVLDAGVSRRKDQRALWVVAAAVVLAALLALWQRSRSTTPGEVTVVPSANVPKSPTGGASAREQATPNATTATAPRDRADIASSRSTVPSSTTLHPPPSRQGASEGNASAAAPTPSPSDVSQPVLSANAGAPIIRVSPPSASLTASSASPASLFPGSAVAKTARQPSLTAPVPADALSRQLDSPRLPAYAADADDNGRRRSPRLLRRHPGEAGNSGLSDDPVLAAELRAPDLASGAVRPVPGTSVHALVRATCLGMMAGNLVYSPSPQYPAGAASARVQGEVKIQATIDRDGSIGSARVISGPPPLRDAALDAVQQWRFKPYLSAGKATPSAAMAVVEFELQ, encoded by the coding sequence ATGCTTCAGCCCGTCGAACTTCAGGAGGTCTCCGCGAATTTTCCCGGAGAAATCGCGTCGCTGCGCAAGTTCTTCTCGCTGGCTGGGGTCCCGCTGGACGATTCATCCTCGGTTCACCAGATCGTCATGCGGCTGCTGGAAGACCCATCATTCCACCGTGATCTGAGTTCGCATTTATGGGTGATTCTGGACGAGAGCGATGTGCCTTTGCGCTCCCCGGACCTGCTTGCAATCGTGGCGGTTGCCGGGGCTGGTGTGCGTTGGGCGGCGGAGATCAACGAAGACGACGCGCACGCCCTCCTTCGTTTCCTGATGGAAACGAAGCATTCGTTCGACGGCACGCCGAACCGCGGTGACGCGATGATGGCTGGTCCTCAGGCGCGAACCGAGCCAAAGCAGCCCCTAGCGATGCCAGCACACGATCCAGCGGTGAAAGCGCGCGAGCCAGAGTTGCCACTTCGTGATGGAGCGGTGCAAGCAGAGCCACGCCCGGTGCTTCCTCGCCGGGAGGATCGCCGCACCCTGGAGAACCGTCGGGTCGAGTCTCCAAATCAACCTGGCAGGCCGAGTCAGGTGGGTGTACTCGATGCAGGCGTGTCCCGGCGCAAGGATCAGCGCGCCCTCTGGGTTGTGGCCGCGGCGGTTGTCCTGGCAGCGCTGCTGGCGCTGTGGCAACGGAGCAGGTCCACAACGCCGGGAGAGGTGACGGTGGTCCCGTCAGCGAATGTGCCGAAGTCGCCGACGGGTGGCGCTTCGGCGCGGGAACAAGCCACTCCGAATGCCACGACGGCCACCGCGCCCAGAGATCGTGCCGATATTGCGTCGTCGCGAAGCACGGTGCCGAGTTCCACCACTCTGCACCCCCCACCATCGCGACAGGGGGCGAGTGAAGGGAACGCATCGGCGGCCGCTCCGACGCCCTCGCCAAGCGATGTCAGTCAGCCCGTGCTAAGCGCAAACGCAGGTGCGCCCATCATCCGGGTCAGCCCGCCCTCCGCCAGTTTGACCGCGAGCTCGGCCAGTCCGGCTTCATTGTTTCCCGGCAGCGCGGTGGCCAAGACTGCGCGGCAGCCCTCGCTTACGGCGCCGGTGCCGGCCGATGCGCTTAGCCGCCAACTGGACTCTCCAAGGCTGCCGGCGTATGCCGCCGATGCTGACGACAACGGCAGGCGCAGATCTCCGCGACTGCTGAGGCGGCATCCGGGAGAGGCAGGGAACTCCGGGCTTTCCGACGATCCAGTACTGGCCGCGGAACTGCGCGCGCCCGATCTGGCCTCAGGCGCGGTCCGGCCAGTGCCGGGTACTTCGGTTCACGCCCTGGTGCGCGCAACCTGCCTCGGCATGATGGCCGGCAACTTGGTCTACAGTCCGTCTCCGCAGTACCCTGCTGGCGCTGCGTCGGCACGCGTGCAAGGTGAGGTGAAAATTCAGGCGACGATCGACCGGGATGGTTCGATCGGTAGTGCTCGCGTCATCAGCGGGCCACCGCCCCTGCGCGATGCGGCCCTGGATGCGGTACAACAGTGGAGGTTCAAACCCTACCTGTCTGCCGGCAAAGCAACGCCGAGCGCGGCCATGGCAGTCGTCGAATTCGAATTGCAGTAG
- a CDS encoding glycosyltransferase family 39 protein — translation MWQRRGAWVGLAVLLVFLGARFTILVQPRAMEFDQISTVLTAEAPSWHAYLAAVPADSQPPFSHVAARLGLLLPLPQAVGVHAVSALAMMMAVLCLFLLFERRGAPLAGLCSAALLTASRGVEFMFTIRPYAALMAVSAASLLFYDTYRNRRAAGIRTSLWPLALTIVFAATIHALSLLYTLVPIVAGELLYWYRTRRADKRLLLAVALSATAFGFDFILAHQIQARYMSLVPMSARTPGLPTLAKLLEVLAIPVERRWQAILLAVVAGLSLLMKRRSAGQQWAENEAGRDLEFPLLAALALYAAAVLAFAAGAANHYFFPRYASPTYLCAPLLLGVGLAAAAWRRLPAVQFGIAVLLIVLPLSALRRFLKEDPRVSPTEANAAIFTHDEVIASPLAFPTLWWYARPEERKRLRMITDADGYRTIPDGIPEVVLQRFVVAGVLPFALTEYRDYKPGHDVYLVAPVMSGDTWVPAALQARGYTCSRDASVLSQTYAMTHCVRSESGADERFR, via the coding sequence GTGTGGCAACGCCGTGGCGCCTGGGTTGGCCTGGCGGTGCTGCTGGTGTTTCTTGGCGCGCGCTTTACGATCCTGGTTCAGCCGCGGGCCATGGAGTTCGACCAGATCAGCACAGTGCTGACGGCTGAAGCACCGTCGTGGCACGCCTATCTGGCCGCCGTGCCCGCCGATAGCCAGCCACCCTTCAGCCATGTGGCCGCACGCTTGGGATTGCTGCTGCCGTTGCCTCAGGCAGTTGGAGTTCACGCGGTGTCCGCTCTGGCCATGATGATGGCCGTGCTTTGCCTCTTTCTCTTGTTCGAGCGTCGCGGTGCACCGCTTGCCGGACTCTGTAGCGCGGCGCTTCTGACGGCGTCGCGCGGCGTGGAGTTCATGTTCACCATTCGGCCCTACGCCGCGTTGATGGCGGTGTCGGCCGCCAGCCTGCTGTTCTACGACACGTATCGCAACCGGCGAGCGGCGGGAATCCGAACAAGTTTGTGGCCGCTTGCGCTCACGATTGTGTTTGCCGCGACGATCCACGCGCTCAGCCTGCTATACACGCTCGTTCCGATCGTTGCGGGCGAACTTCTGTACTGGTACCGGACGAGACGCGCGGACAAGCGCCTCTTGCTAGCGGTTGCGCTTTCGGCAACAGCCTTCGGCTTTGACTTCATACTCGCCCACCAGATTCAAGCGCGCTACATGAGCTTGGTTCCCATGTCGGCAAGAACGCCGGGCCTGCCAACCTTGGCCAAGCTGCTGGAGGTGCTGGCCATCCCCGTGGAGCGGCGGTGGCAGGCGATCTTGCTGGCGGTTGTGGCTGGTCTGAGCCTGCTGATGAAACGGCGTTCAGCGGGGCAGCAGTGGGCAGAGAACGAGGCAGGACGCGACCTGGAGTTCCCGCTGCTCGCAGCGCTGGCGCTGTATGCTGCTGCCGTGCTCGCCTTTGCAGCCGGCGCGGCAAACCACTATTTCTTTCCGCGTTATGCTTCGCCAACCTATCTGTGCGCACCATTGCTTCTTGGGGTGGGGCTCGCCGCAGCGGCGTGGCGCAGGCTGCCCGCGGTACAGTTTGGGATTGCGGTTCTTCTGATCGTGCTTCCTCTTTCTGCGCTCCGTCGTTTTCTGAAGGAAGATCCTCGCGTCTCTCCAACGGAAGCAAACGCGGCGATCTTCACGCACGATGAGGTGATTGCCAGTCCTCTGGCGTTTCCCACGCTCTGGTGGTACGCGCGACCCGAGGAACGGAAACGGCTGCGCATGATCACGGATGCGGATGGCTATCGCACTATCCCGGACGGCATCCCTGAGGTGGTGCTGCAGCGCTTTGTGGTGGCTGGCGTGCTGCCGTTTGCGCTAACGGAGTATCGCGACTACAAGCCCGGCCATGACGTGTACCTGGTAGCGCCCGTGATGTCAGGAGACACGTGGGTTCCCGCCGCGTTGCAGGCACGCGGTTACACCTGCAGCCGAGACGCAAGCGTCCTGTCACAGACTTACGCGATGACTCATTGCGTCCGAAGCGAAAGCGGCGCCGACGAGCGTTTCCGATAG
- a CDS encoding spinster family MFS transporter, translating into MTEHASSHRRADAKAATVALVLLTGLNLVNYIDRYVLNGVQELVKAEFHVSDERLGSLVTYFFITYVIAAPATGWLGDHFPRKPLIVIGALFWSTVNLFSALVHSFDALLVRHAALGIGEASFGIFGPALLSDFYPPEQRNRALTIFNIAIPVGAAIGYAAGGWLGQVHGWRSAFYVSAIPGLLLALAILFLMREPKRGGLDEGETAQAKRGAARMDNYLGLLKNPAYLFATLGYAMSTFTIGGISAWIPSFLQREAHMSSSSAGFTVGAITAATGLLGTAAGGWIAQRWLPRDHRALYWVSALGPALCIPFALLCFFGPVKTMLPALALAEFTLFLASGPVNAAIVNSVSAQVRATALAGQLFLIHLLGDVPSPRIIGFVSDRSNLRWGLGVTVAALVVSALLQVLGARHAPSESSLSVAAG; encoded by the coding sequence ATGACGGAACACGCAAGTAGTCACCGCAGGGCCGATGCAAAGGCTGCAACCGTTGCGTTGGTGTTGCTGACCGGGTTGAACCTGGTCAACTACATCGACCGGTATGTGTTGAACGGCGTGCAGGAGCTGGTCAAGGCCGAGTTCCATGTGAGCGACGAGCGGCTCGGGTCGCTGGTGACGTACTTCTTCATCACGTATGTGATTGCCGCTCCGGCTACTGGCTGGCTGGGCGATCACTTTCCGCGCAAGCCGCTGATCGTGATCGGCGCTCTGTTCTGGAGCACGGTGAACCTGTTCAGCGCCTTGGTGCACAGTTTCGACGCGTTGCTGGTGCGGCATGCGGCGCTCGGCATTGGGGAAGCCAGCTTTGGCATTTTTGGCCCGGCGCTTCTGTCGGACTTCTATCCCCCGGAACAGCGGAATCGCGCGCTGACCATCTTCAACATCGCAATCCCGGTGGGTGCCGCGATCGGGTACGCCGCCGGCGGTTGGTTGGGACAGGTGCATGGCTGGCGCAGCGCCTTCTATGTTTCGGCGATACCGGGTCTCCTGTTAGCACTTGCAATCCTTTTCCTAATGCGCGAGCCGAAGCGTGGAGGGCTGGACGAGGGGGAGACGGCTCAGGCCAAACGCGGCGCAGCGCGGATGGACAACTACCTCGGCTTGCTCAAGAACCCGGCCTATCTGTTCGCGACGCTCGGCTACGCGATGTCGACCTTCACGATCGGCGGCATCTCGGCCTGGATCCCTTCATTTCTGCAGCGCGAGGCGCACATGAGTTCGTCGAGCGCGGGCTTCACCGTAGGCGCAATTACTGCCGCAACGGGACTGCTGGGCACGGCCGCCGGAGGGTGGATAGCGCAGCGCTGGCTGCCTCGCGATCATCGCGCGTTGTACTGGGTCAGCGCGCTCGGCCCGGCGCTCTGCATTCCGTTTGCGCTGCTTTGCTTCTTTGGCCCGGTCAAGACAATGTTGCCGGCGCTCGCGCTGGCGGAATTCACGCTGTTCCTCGCCAGCGGACCGGTGAATGCGGCGATCGTCAACTCGGTTTCGGCACAGGTGCGGGCGACTGCGCTCGCCGGTCAGCTTTTCCTGATCCACCTGCTGGGCGATGTGCCTTCGCCGCGCATCATCGGCTTTGTGAGCGATCGCAGCAATCTGCGCTGGGGCCTTGGCGTGACAGTTGCGGCCCTGGTGGTATCTGCGCTGCTGCAGGTGTTGGGCGCGCGTCATGCGCCAAGCGAAAGCTCGTTGAGCGTCGCGGCCGGGTGA
- a CDS encoding SgcJ/EcaC family oxidoreductase gives MQAQTILDAIQRVFDHQMDAWARGDAHAFAADFAPDAVFVTVRGDFVQGRPGIQANHAFIFSGPYRGSKLKESVDVIRFPAPGVAVAHLSVELSNVAAFPPGITPSEPGLLRTRFLLVLTQQNDTWQISSAQNTIVVSQPLR, from the coding sequence ATGCAAGCACAAACAATTCTGGATGCCATTCAGCGTGTCTTCGACCACCAGATGGATGCCTGGGCGCGTGGCGACGCCCATGCCTTTGCTGCAGATTTCGCTCCGGACGCAGTCTTTGTCACCGTGCGCGGTGACTTCGTCCAGGGCCGTCCCGGGATTCAGGCCAACCACGCCTTCATCTTCAGCGGCCCGTACAGGGGCAGCAAGCTAAAGGAGTCCGTAGACGTTATTCGCTTCCCCGCTCCAGGTGTCGCGGTGGCTCACCTTTCGGTCGAGCTCTCCAACGTCGCCGCTTTCCCGCCCGGCATCACTCCAAGCGAGCCTGGCCTGTTGCGCACGCGCTTTCTCCTCGTCCTCACGCAACAGAACGACACCTGGCAGATCAGCTCCGCCCAGAACACGATCGTGGTTTCCCAACCACTGCGCTGA
- the queF gene encoding preQ(1) synthase → MALSERYTDEHAVAGLDTKFPEIETWKNSFAGYEILIDDPEFTSVCPKTGLPDFGKIEIRYMPKEHCLELKSLKEYLFCYRNLGIFQENICNQILNDVVKATDPVWAEVKGDFRPRGGISTVVWARYPRPVNQTEVPPRAV, encoded by the coding sequence ATGGCTTTGAGCGAACGGTACACCGACGAGCACGCAGTGGCGGGGCTCGACACCAAGTTTCCCGAGATTGAAACCTGGAAGAACAGCTTTGCCGGATACGAGATCCTGATCGACGATCCGGAGTTTACGAGCGTGTGCCCCAAGACGGGCCTGCCGGACTTCGGCAAGATCGAAATACGCTACATGCCCAAGGAGCATTGCCTGGAACTGAAGTCGCTGAAGGAATATCTCTTCTGCTACCGCAATCTAGGTATCTTCCAGGAAAACATCTGCAACCAGATTCTTAATGACGTCGTAAAGGCGACCGACCCGGTGTGGGCCGAGGTGAAGGGCGACTTTCGTCCGCGCGGCGGTATCAGCACGGTGGTTTGGGCGCGGTATCCGCGGCCGGTGAACCAGACCGAAGTGCCGCCCCGGGCTGTGTAG
- a CDS encoding M48 family metallopeptidase, which translates to MQLRTLALIATLCATTAGLAGAQTTTPAPATAPTGTPGTQQDPAKVPNSGPTNGPPPTASKEDLDKARDEANKNNNEPIPDPGDDLKKDIKKGSDEDVNAAGTRDIGGRGMGNWFSTDWEVRNGKQYAMEVERTSRMITDPVVTEYINRVGQNLVKNSDAKVPFTIKVIDSDEINAMALPGGYFYVNSGLILAADNESELAGVMAHEIAHVAAHHAARQMTRAEYMQLSTVPLIFMGGYTAYGIYEASQLAIPLTFLKFSRGFEAQADWLGVQYAYRSGYDPQGLVTMFEKLNALEKRKPGVLGRAFSDHPQTPDRIARSEEEIATILPARPDYLVTTSEFDDVKARLARIQNKRKIDDKKDPNKPTLRRTSASNNDPNGSSGSQQDKGDDRPTLGRRD; encoded by the coding sequence ATGCAATTGCGGACTCTCGCATTGATCGCCACGCTTTGCGCGACAACGGCCGGTCTGGCCGGTGCGCAGACCACCACGCCTGCCCCGGCGACCGCCCCGACCGGTACCCCCGGAACTCAACAGGACCCAGCAAAGGTGCCAAACAGCGGCCCCACCAACGGACCGCCGCCCACCGCGAGCAAAGAGGACCTGGACAAGGCGCGCGATGAGGCCAATAAGAACAACAACGAGCCGATCCCCGATCCCGGCGACGACCTGAAAAAGGACATCAAGAAGGGCTCCGATGAGGATGTGAACGCGGCCGGGACGCGCGACATTGGCGGCCGCGGCATGGGCAACTGGTTTTCCACGGACTGGGAAGTCCGGAATGGAAAACAGTACGCCATGGAAGTCGAGCGGACCTCGCGCATGATCACGGACCCGGTGGTGACGGAGTACATCAACCGGGTGGGCCAGAACCTGGTGAAGAACAGCGATGCCAAGGTGCCGTTCACGATCAAGGTGATCGACTCTGACGAGATTAACGCTATGGCGCTCCCGGGCGGCTACTTCTACGTGAACAGCGGCCTGATCCTGGCCGCCGACAACGAAAGCGAGCTGGCCGGCGTGATGGCGCACGAGATTGCTCACGTGGCCGCGCACCATGCCGCCCGCCAGATGACGCGCGCAGAGTACATGCAGTTAAGCACCGTGCCGCTGATCTTCATGGGCGGATATACGGCATACGGTATCTACGAGGCTTCGCAACTCGCCATCCCGCTCACGTTCCTGAAGTTCAGCCGCGGATTTGAGGCACAGGCCGATTGGCTGGGCGTGCAGTATGCCTACCGTTCCGGATACGACCCGCAGGGCCTGGTGACCATGTTCGAAAAGTTGAATGCGCTGGAGAAGCGGAAGCCTGGCGTCCTCGGCCGCGCATTCTCGGACCATCCGCAGACCCCGGATCGCATTGCTCGTTCAGAAGAAGAGATTGCGACGATCCTGCCCGCGCGGCCGGACTACCTGGTGACCACCAGCGAGTTTGACGACGTGAAGGCGCGGCTGGCGCGCATCCAGAACAAGCGCAAGATCGACGACAAGAAGGATCCGAACAAGCCGACGCTGCGCCGTACCAGCGCCAGCAACAACGATCCAAACGGCAGCAGCGGATCGCAGCAAGACAAGGGCGACGATCGGCCGACGCTTGGCCGTCGCGACTGA
- a CDS encoding aspartate ammonia-lyase: MNQGEEIRQESDSLGAVDVPALALYGAQTVRAIENFPISGLTASPYLIRAIAAIKLAAAQANGTLGLLTVDQARAIRQAAQEVLDGRFHDQFPVDVFQAGAGVSFHMNANEVIANRANQILAPDAVTLGTYVPVHPNDHVNYGQSTNDVFPTAMRVSALLAIRDLQPVLTSLAEAFDGKAQEFDPILKSGRTHLQDATPIRMGQEFAAYARAIRSAASAISTAAEPLHELGLGGSAVGTGINTHPEYRALAIRNLARVTDLPLRPADDMRFAMQSCASVATLSGALRSLGLEIVRISNDLRLLASGPNTGLREIDLPPLQPGSSIMPGKVNPVLAELAAMIGFQVAGNDTAIALAVQAGQLELNVMMPTMTHNLLQSITILTNFLREFDHRCIRGITANADRCALYAASTVALATALNPYIGYRRAAEVAKQSVQTGRSIIEIVRSEKLLSEAQIATILDARAMTEPRAPEEKPTA; the protein is encoded by the coding sequence ATGAATCAGGGTGAAGAGATCCGGCAAGAAAGTGACTCGCTGGGAGCAGTCGATGTGCCTGCGCTGGCGCTGTATGGCGCGCAAACGGTCCGGGCGATCGAAAATTTCCCGATCAGCGGCCTCACCGCGAGCCCCTACCTCATCCGCGCCATCGCTGCGATCAAGCTAGCCGCGGCACAGGCGAACGGCACGCTGGGCCTCCTCACTGTCGACCAGGCCCGGGCGATCCGGCAGGCCGCGCAGGAGGTCCTCGATGGCCGGTTCCATGACCAGTTCCCCGTTGACGTCTTCCAGGCGGGCGCCGGTGTCAGCTTTCACATGAACGCGAACGAGGTGATTGCCAACCGCGCGAACCAGATCCTGGCGCCGGACGCCGTCACCCTGGGCACCTACGTACCCGTACACCCCAACGATCACGTGAACTACGGCCAAAGCACCAACGACGTCTTCCCCACGGCCATGCGCGTCAGCGCCCTGCTCGCCATCCGCGATCTGCAACCCGTGCTCACCTCGCTCGCTGAAGCGTTCGACGGGAAGGCGCAGGAGTTCGATCCGATCCTGAAGTCCGGGCGCACCCACCTGCAGGACGCCACGCCGATCCGCATGGGCCAGGAGTTCGCCGCGTACGCCCGTGCTATCCGCAGCGCCGCGTCAGCTATCTCCACGGCTGCGGAGCCGTTGCACGAACTGGGTCTGGGAGGCTCCGCCGTCGGCACCGGCATCAACACGCATCCCGAGTACCGTGCGCTCGCCATCCGCAACCTGGCCCGCGTTACCGACCTGCCGCTCCGGCCCGCGGACGACATGCGCTTCGCCATGCAGTCCTGCGCGAGCGTTGCCACGCTCTCCGGTGCACTCCGGTCGCTCGGACTCGAGATCGTGCGCATCTCCAACGACTTGCGCCTGCTCGCCTCGGGTCCCAACACCGGCCTGCGCGAAATCGATCTGCCTCCCCTGCAACCGGGGTCCAGCATCATGCCGGGCAAGGTCAACCCGGTGCTAGCGGAGCTTGCAGCGATGATCGGATTCCAAGTCGCCGGCAACGACACCGCGATCGCCTTGGCGGTACAGGCCGGCCAGTTGGAACTGAACGTGATGATGCCGACCATGACGCACAACCTGCTGCAGTCCATCACCATCCTCACGAACTTTCTGCGTGAGTTCGATCATCGCTGCATCCGCGGCATCACTGCCAACGCGGATCGATGCGCGCTGTATGCCGCTTCGACCGTGGCACTTGCCACGGCGCTGAACCCCTACATCGGCTACCGGCGGGCGGCGGAGGTGGCAAAGCAGTCCGTTCAGACTGGCCGAAGCATCATCGAAATCGTCCGGTCGGAGAAGCTGCTGAGCGAAGCACAGATCGCCACCATCCTGGACGCGCGCGCCATGACGGAGCCTCGCGCCCCAGAAGAAAAGCCCACCGCATAG
- a CDS encoding c-type cytochrome yields the protein MPKSSNSYTGGSGRRRAKPAARRSGAGRFFVGLASGILLSAAAIPAYFYFGHPPVAVSDKPALWEHLTERVAVDRRMARDARPAPFPAGEDAFEGAARTYRSQCAQCHGSPALESQTGAAMVPRAQQFFTRDRRATAARPAGELYWATAFGIRRSGMPAYRKSLSNTQLWQLALLLHSADQELPDPVRDVLNPTLPATAPTGVQPAEARAAQTSRPR from the coding sequence ATGCCGAAATCTTCCAACTCGTACACCGGCGGCTCGGGCAGGCGCCGGGCCAAACCCGCTGCCCGACGCAGTGGTGCCGGCCGCTTCTTTGTTGGCCTGGCGTCGGGCATTCTGCTCAGCGCGGCGGCGATTCCGGCCTACTTCTACTTCGGCCATCCGCCTGTTGCCGTGTCCGACAAGCCCGCGCTCTGGGAACACCTGACCGAGAGAGTTGCCGTTGACCGGCGGATGGCGCGCGACGCCCGGCCTGCGCCCTTCCCTGCCGGCGAAGACGCGTTCGAAGGCGCAGCCCGGACCTACCGCTCGCAATGTGCACAGTGTCACGGCTCGCCCGCACTCGAGTCGCAAACGGGTGCCGCCATGGTGCCGCGGGCGCAGCAGTTCTTCACCCGCGACCGACGAGCGACCGCCGCCAGACCTGCCGGCGAGCTCTACTGGGCAACAGCGTTCGGCATCCGGCGTTCCGGCATGCCGGCGTACCGCAAGTCGCTCAGCAATACGCAGCTGTGGCAGCTGGCGCTGCTGCTGCACAGCGCCGACCAGGAGCTGCCCGATCCCGTTCGCGACGTGCTGAACCCGACGCTGCCGGCCACCGCTCCCACGGGTGTCCAGCCCGCAGAGGCCCGCGCTGCTCAGACCTCACGACCGCGCTGA
- a CDS encoding DUF481 domain-containing protein, translated as MRVWTDAAKVFGVLWVILCGAPAWAQAAAPAADVLTFVNGDRLTGKLLRGVNDTVVFHSDNVGDVTVPLSKVKELQTAGTFAVLRHGAPVKESQALKPQQIVVTAAGVVQSTSGTAQPAIPLKDVAYIVDGATYTKDLVHRAGPLDGWNGTVNLGTTFVQSTQHGGTVNVGGSLVRQVPVLTYFRARNKTTVNVQETYGTLTTPELPASDPTAAPTLASTVKTSIFHADGERDEYTSKRLYLLADTAFDHNFSQGLQLQQVYGAGFGFTPFSTPVHQLDLKADTHYEKQQFLTATSNQNLIGSTISESYRRAFPRKLTLTENFSFLPAWNNLDAYSGHLALGFTMPLLQRLSVNLNGTDDYLNNPSPGYRKNSVQFTTGLAYSLR; from the coding sequence GTGCGGGTTTGGACTGATGCGGCGAAGGTATTTGGGGTGTTGTGGGTCATCCTTTGCGGCGCGCCGGCGTGGGCGCAGGCTGCTGCACCAGCTGCCGACGTACTTACGTTCGTCAATGGCGATCGGCTGACCGGAAAGCTGCTGCGCGGGGTGAACGACACGGTTGTGTTCCACAGCGACAACGTAGGTGACGTGACTGTGCCGCTGAGCAAAGTGAAAGAACTGCAGACCGCGGGGACATTTGCCGTTCTGCGGCACGGTGCGCCGGTGAAGGAGTCGCAGGCGCTGAAGCCGCAGCAGATCGTAGTCACGGCCGCGGGCGTGGTGCAGTCCACAAGCGGCACGGCACAACCAGCCATTCCCCTGAAAGATGTGGCTTACATTGTCGACGGCGCCACCTATACCAAGGACCTGGTGCACCGCGCCGGTCCTCTGGATGGCTGGAATGGGACCGTGAACCTGGGCACTACCTTTGTGCAAAGTACGCAGCATGGCGGCACGGTGAACGTGGGCGGCTCGCTGGTGCGGCAAGTTCCGGTGCTGACGTACTTCCGTGCTCGGAACAAGACCACGGTGAATGTGCAGGAAACCTATGGGACGCTGACCACGCCGGAACTGCCGGCGAGTGATCCGACAGCAGCTCCGACGCTAGCGTCGACGGTAAAGACGAGCATCTTTCACGCGGACGGCGAGCGGGATGAGTACACAAGCAAGCGGCTGTACCTGCTGGCAGACACCGCGTTCGATCACAACTTCTCGCAAGGACTGCAGTTGCAGCAGGTGTATGGTGCGGGATTCGGCTTCACGCCGTTCAGTACGCCGGTGCACCAGTTGGACCTGAAGGCGGACACGCACTACGAGAAGCAGCAGTTCCTGACGGCAACTTCAAACCAGAACCTGATCGGATCCACGATCAGCGAAAGCTATCGGCGGGCCTTTCCCCGCAAGCTGACCTTGACGGAGAACTTCTCGTTCCTGCCGGCGTGGAACAACCTGGACGCTTACTCCGGGCATCTGGCGCTCGGGTTCACGATGCCGCTGCTGCAGCGGTTGAGTGTGAACCTAAACGGCACAGACGACTATCTGAACAACCCGTCGCCTGGGTATCGCAAGAACAGCGTGCAATTCACCACGGGGCTGGCGTATTCGCTCCGCTGA